The following coding sequences are from one Eleginops maclovinus isolate JMC-PN-2008 ecotype Puerto Natales chromosome 11, JC_Emac_rtc_rv5, whole genome shotgun sequence window:
- the c1qbp gene encoding complement component 1 Q subcomponent-binding protein, mitochondrial, giving the protein MLKSVVRAVGTAVRLSSATTSTARALPLSCPTLCSPSSATTRPFTRSLWMLNNNGASSGYRPKLFSSKALSPSISCGCGGLHTEGDKAFGAFLSDEIKEEVKLQKSSTLPKMSGGWELALNGTEAKLSRNVAGEKVTVTFNVNNSIPPNFEEEAEQGQQKSAEEEPEIVSSPNFVVEVTKQAAKHSLVFDCHFPEDEMSHAEGEEESDIFAIREVSFQPEGETDWKENSYTLNTDSLDWALYDHLMDFLADRGVDNTFADELTELSTAVEHQEYIKFLENLQGFVKCN; this is encoded by the exons ATGCTAAAGTCAGTGGTCCGTGCGGTGGGAACCGCTGTCCGCCTTTCTTCAGCCACCACGTCCACAGCCCGAGCTCTGCCACTCAGCTGCCCGACACTGTGCTCTCCAAGCTCGGCCACAACTCGGCCTTTTACCCGGTCTCTCTGGATGCTGAATAACAACGGAGCGTCGTCAGGATACAGGCCAAAACTGTTTAGTTCAAAAGCATTGAGTCCCTCGATATCATGTGGATGTGGAGGACTGCACACAGAAG GTGACAAAGCGTTTGGCGCTTTCCTGTCCGATGAAATCAAAGAGGAGGTGAAGCTCCAGAAAAGCAGCACCCTTCCTAAGATGTCTGGAGGATGGGAGCTGGCGCTGAATGGAACAGAAGCTAAACTCTCAAGGAATGTTGCCGGAGAGAA agtcACTGTCACATTCAATGTCAATAACAGCATTCCTCCTAACTTTGAAGAAGAGGCAGAACAGGGACAGCAGAAATCAGCAGAGGAAGAG CCAGAAATTGTATCCTCACCCAACTTTGTCGTCGAAGTAACGAAACAGGCTGCAAAACATTCCCTGGTGTTTGACTGCCATTTCCCTGAAGATGAG ATGAGTCATgctgaaggagaagaggagagcgACATCTTCGCCATTCGTGAGGTCAGCTTCCAgcctgagggagagacagactgGAAGGAGAACAGCTACACACTGAACACAGACTCTCTGGACTGG gccTTGTATGACCACCTAATGGACTTCCTGGCTGACCGCGGGGTTGACAACACCTTCGCTGATGAGTTGACGGAGCTGAGCACGGCCGTCGAGCATCAAGAGTACATCAAGTTCCTGGAAAACCTCCAAGGCTTTGTCAAATGTAACTAA
- the dhx33 gene encoding ATP-dependent RNA helicase DHX33 — MPNDHDHPPAKKFKPGSVFFRLDKNKPGMLLPRKGNATTPIEVQRKQLPIYQAKPQLLNQLRQLHNAILIGETGSGKTTQIPQYLYEAGIGRQGLIAITQPRRVAAISLAGRVAEEKRTQLGKLVGYTVRFEDVTSSETKLKFMTDGMLLREAIGDPLLLRYTVVVLDEAHERTVHTDVLFGVVKTAQRRRRELNKIPLKVIVMSATMDVDLFSEYFNKSPVLYLEGRQHPIQIYYTKHPQSDYLQAALVTIFQIHQEAPPSHDILVFMTGQEEIEALARTCRDIAKHVPDGPMVVIPLYASLPPAQQLRCFQPAPKGCRKVILSTNIAETSVTISGIKFVIDTGMVKAKRFNPDSGLEVLAVQRVSKAQAWQRAGRAGREESGSCYRLYTENEFDSLIPMTVPEIQRCNLASVMLQLMALGVPDVMNFDFMSKPSPEAVRSGVDHLELLGAVERKEGQVFLTTLGKKMASFPLEPRYAKTILLSPDYSCSDEILSIVSLLSVDTVLYNPPAKREEVLAARKKFSSSEGDHITLLNIYRAFKKVGGNKEWCRENFVNSRNMGLVKDVQAQLRDICLKLNMKLGSCGTETGNVRRCIAHGMFVNAAELQPDGSYLALDTHQPVSIHPSSVLFQGKPAYVVFNELLHTSRCYMRDLCLVDADWLLEAAPEYFGRKLHPSKS; from the exons ATGCCCAACGACCACGACCATCCACCGGCTAAAAAATTCAAGCCGGGATCTGTTTTCTTCCGTCTCGATAAGAATAAACCTGGAATGCTGCTGCCTAGAAAGGGAAATGCAACCACTCCGATAGAAGTCCAGAGGAAACAGCTTCCCATCTACCAGGCGAAACCCCAGTTACTGAACCAGCTGAGGCAGCTTCACAATGCTATCCTTATAG GGGAGACTGGCTCTGGGAAGACCACTCAGATCCCTCAGTATCTGTACGAGGCCGGCATCGGGCGGCAGGGCCTCATCGCCATCACTCAGCCCCGTCGAGTTGCAGCCATCTCTCTGGCAGGAAGGGTGGCAGAGGAGAAAAGGACGCAGCTCGGCAAGCTG GTTGGTTACACAGTGCGCTTTGAGGATGTCACGTCCTCTGAGACGAAGCTGAAGTTCATGACAGACGGCATGCTACTGCGCGAGGCCATCGGAGACCCCCTGCTGCTGCGCTACACGGTGGTGGTCCTGGACGAAGCTCACGAGCGCACCGTGCACACTGATGTTCTGTTCGGCGTGGTGAAGACTGCTCAACGCAGGCGCAGGGAACTAAATAAGATTCCCTTGAAG GTCATAGTGATGTCAGCCACCATGGATGTGGATTTGTTCTCTGAATACTTCAACAAGTCCCCTGTGCTGTACCTGGAGGGCAGGCAGCATCCCATTCAGATCTACTACACCAAGCATCCGCAGTCCGACTACCTGCAGGCGGCACTTGTCACCATCTTTCAGATCCATCAG gagGCTCCTCCGTCCCACGACATCTTGGTTTTCATGACGGGTCAGGAGGAGATCGAGGCGCTGGCTCGGACATGTCGTGACATCGCCAAGCATGTGCCAGACGGTCCGATGGTGGTCATCCCTCTGTACGCATCACTTCCCCCCGCACAGCAGCTCAGGTGTTTCCAGCCAGCTCCCAAG GGGTGCAGGAAGGTCATCCTCTCTACCAACATAGCCGAGACGTCAGTCACCATCTCTGGGATCAAATTCGTCATAGACACGGGGATGGTGAAGGCCAAGCGCTTCAATCCTG ACAGTGGGTTGGAGGTGCTGGCAGTGCAGCGAGTCTCTAAAGCTCAGGCGTGGCAGCGAGCTGGCCGGGCCGGCAGGGAGGAATCCGGCTCCTGCTACCGCCTCTACACCGAGAACGAGTTTGACAGCCTCATCCCCATGACTGTGCCCGAGATCCAGAG gtgtaACTTAGCCAGTGTGATGCTGCAGCTCATGGCTCTGGGGGTTCCAGATGTGATGAATTTTGATTTCATGTCCAAGCCTTCTCCAG AGGCTGTCCGCTCTGGTGTGGATCATCTAGAGCTGCTGGGAGCTgtagagaggaaggagggacaGGTCTTCCTCACCACTCTGGGAAAGAAGATGGCGAGCTTCCCTCTGGAACCCCGATATGCCAAG ACCATCCTGCTGTCTCCGGACTACTCCTGCTCTGATGAGATTCTGAGCATCGTATCTCTGCTGTCGGTGGACACTGTACTGTATAACCCTCCTGCCAAGCGAGAAGAGGTGCTCGCTGCTCGCAAAAAGTTCTCCTCCAGCGAAGGAGACCACATAACGCTGCTCAACATCTACAGAGCCTTCAAGAAAGTCGGCGGTAATAAG GAGTGGTGTCGGGAGAACTTCGTGAACAGCAGGAACATGGGACTCGTGAAAGATGTCCAGGCGCAACTCCGAGATATCTGCCTCAAG CTGAATATGAAGCTGGGGTCCTGTGGGACAGAGACGGGGAACGTTCGCCGCTGCATTGCCCACGGCATGTTCGTCAACGCCGCAGAGCTACAACCTGACGGCAGCTACTTGGCCCTGGACACCCATCAGCCCGTGTCCATCCACCCCTCCTCCGTCCTCTTCCAGGGCAAGCCGGCATACGTGGTGTTCAACGAGCTGCTGCACACGTCCCGCTGCTACATGAGGGACCTGTGTTTGGTGGATGCAGACTGGCTGCTGGAGGCGGCACCAGAGTACTTTGGCCGCAAGCTCCACCCCAGCAAGAGCTAA